The Candidatus Cloacimonadota bacterium genome segment GAAGTGATCATCACCTAAGCGCTACACGAAAAGACATGCCGCCCCGAAAGCAACGCTGGGCGGTATTTTTTCGGTAGATAACACCGGGGAAGAAGAGCCCGTGGGGCGTAGGCTATTGACAAACTGTCATGTGGCCAAATGCCTGTACCTGAGAGTGCGGGTCAAATAGCCGCAACTGAAGAGACTATCTGATAACGATCAGTTTGTTTGTGCCTGTATGCCTTCCCGACTCATAAACCCGGTATAGGTACAGGCCGGATTCCACCCTTTTTCCATGTCTGTCCTTCAGATCCCAAACCACCTGATCTCTAGCCGGGACAGACAGCGTGTTGATCAATTGCCCCTTGAGATTGTAAATCTTGATGCTTACTTGGGCTGAGTCAGTCTTCCCAGTTTTGAAGCAAACATGGTTTTGGCAAGGATTGGGGAAAACATCGATAACCCGGCCTGGCACTGAAGCAAAGTCCTCATTTTCTGAAGCGGGCTCATCCAGGAAGTTGCCATTGCCGTCATTGAACAGGATGCTCATTCTGGTGCTTGTTCCCACGTGATAACCAGCATACACCAAATCCAAGGTATTATTACCATCAAGATCTGAACTGCTTACAATAGATGAATCCCATATACCGAATTCCATGATTTGGGGCTCACTGAAAGTACTATCATGTTGATTATAAACCAAATACAGGTTGTTCCACCACGGATCTTCAGGTATGACCATTGTATAAACCAGGTCAGGAAAAACATCGCCATTGAAATCGGATATGTGAACAATACACGCAGCATCAGGAAAAGAATATTCATCAGAATCAGTATATGTTCCGTCTCCATTGTTCAGTTTGATCTTATACGGTGCCGAAAAACCTGCTATGCCTGTGTACATATGAAGCAGAATGTCATTGAAGCCGTCATTGTTGAAGTCCTCAATAAAACAAAAATTGTAGTAAGAGCTCCACTGAGAATCATCTATCAAAGTCTCCTGATACTGATTCTGCACTTTATGATACTGATACACGCCTGTGGTAGTGCAGAGAATCACTTCACACCAATTGTCTCCATCCATATGTCCCACCGCATAGGTCGAGATCCGTCTGTCGGTGGTGGTAACATAAGTGTCGGTAAACACGCCTTGTCCGTTATTCCTGCAAATACCGAAACTTCCGCCATCGGAGGGCTGATTGCGTTTACAGAATACCGCGTCCATATCATTGTCGTTATCGGCATCGATCAGGGAAATGTATTCGTAGGGAAAATGGGTGAAGCTGTGGATGATCGTATAGTCGTCCGTGATGACACCGTTCACATTGGCATAGTATAATGCTCTGGGGATGTCATTGATGCGGCCCTGGGTTATCAGTTCCGGATGATCATCTCCGGACAGATCCACGAAACTGATCTGTTTCATTAAATCATAAACCGGATAGTCCACCCTGGTGAAGTTACAGCTTCCGTCATTATAGAAAACAAGAATCGTATCA includes the following:
- a CDS encoding FG-GAP-like repeat-containing protein is translated as MKLRYQILAALLLLGVGGAHCLVFELPYSATHASIVDFDLDGDKDVILGCPVTGIDTILVFYNDGSCNFTRVDYPVYDLMKQISFVDLSGDDHPELITQGRINDIPRALYYANVNGVITDDYTIIHSFTHFPYEYISLIDADNDNDMDAVFCKRNQPSDGGSFGICRNNGQGVFTDTYVTTTDRRISTYAVGHMDGDNWCEVILCTTTGVYQYHKVQNQYQETLIDDSQWSSYYNFCFIEDFNNDGFNDILLHMYTGIAGFSAPYKIKLNNGDGTYTDSDEYSFPDAACIVHISDFNGDVFPDLVYTMVIPEDPWWNNLYLVYNQHDSTFSEPQIMEFGIWDSSIVSSSDLDGNNTLDLVYAGYHVGTSTRMSILFNDGNGNFLDEPASENEDFASVPGRVIDVFPNPCQNHVCFKTGKTDSAQVSIKIYNLKGQLINTLSVPARDQVVWDLKDRHGKRVESGLYLYRVYESGRHTGTNKLIVIR